The sequence below is a genomic window from Coffea arabica cultivar ET-39 chromosome 4c, Coffea Arabica ET-39 HiFi, whole genome shotgun sequence.
TGGAATTTCTGAATCATTATCCGACATGAACTTGAGCTCTGTGTACCGAATGTGGGGCAATTCTGGATTTCTCCCATCCTCATTTTTCCATGACAGCAGGGGTGCTCTTGGAGAAGGGGTGGGAGCATTAGCATTCATCGACGAACTTCGAATGAATTTCGAGGAGGGTCTCGTTTTCAAAGGGTCCCCACAACAAGAACACCGAGGAACACCAGTCAGGTCACCTTGCAACCCTTCATCCTTCTTTCCTGATTTTACCAAATTTCTCTGGTCATCCTCTACAAAGCAATCGATATCCTTGTGCAGAATCCCAACAAGAGACTTGTATCTATCGCAATCAGAGTCTTTCTCTGTTGCAAATGAAAGAAGGCATCCATCACAGATGCTTCGTATATCAGACAGCTTCTTATGCACGTGGCAATAGGCAAGGGAAGAAATATCTTTCTTGTGAACTTCGCATATCGAATCATTGTAATAGAAATTTGGATTTCTGTGAACCAGAACATGATCAATCCTTGTGCAGAGCAAGCATGGGATTCTCAAACCAAATAATTTTGCAAGTTCGTTGCAGATAAAGGCAAGAAACCCATCGATGAATAGTAGAATTATCACCACCCATTCCAGGATGGCATATATCAAGAATTGTGGAAATTTTCCCAACTTTTCTTCAATAAGTATCTTGATAGATTGCGACATGTCTATGTGTAAGGTGTGAGACCATAAAGTTCTAAAAGGGGGATAATGTCAGGAAGATCAGAATTAAAAGAGAGATTAAAAGTGGAGGAGAATCAAGCTGCAGCAAATGAGACAGATCATGACCCCGGAGGAAAAAGCCAGCCCCGGATCATGATCTTCCTATCTCTTTAGATCTTTTCTATTACAGttccactctctctctctctctctttctctctctccgtGCCAGTGCGAGGAAGACGAGGAAAGATTTGTGTGTAGAATTTTGAGGTTGCAAAAATTCAGGTGGGAGTGTTGGTTTGATGGTTTGAGCTAGATATAGTAAAGGGGTCACCAACTCACAGGTTTTGCTTCCAAGTTTCGAGAGAGGGAGAACCATTGCACCTAGATTAACGGTCCATCGCGCTTTCCATTTTACCCCATGTAGTGATTTAGAGTCGTTTTTGTAGGTGGACTCAATTGTAAATATATGGTCATTTTACCCACTTGTTTTCTCAATACCAGGGGATTCGAGTCTTGTATTGAAAGTATCTATATCATCTTCTAAACGAGCTGTGCTCTGAACCAAATGGTTAGAGCTTCAAACAGCTTCTGAAGCCATATTTACAGCACGCccaaataaaattttccaaGCTTAAACACTGCCAAAAACTTCAAAGTCTAGTAGGAGTCTCAGGCAGTTTACTGAAGTAAATATCAGATCGTGCTCGGCATATTAGAACTCTACTTATGACTGAAGAAATTGCAGAGCCGTAGCATTAAAAAGTTGGGGAAGTACTTGGCTACATAATTAAATTATAGAGGAGATGGTACACCACTTGTCTTCACTAACCAAACAGCATCTTTAATCTCCTAATCTGAAGGCAATACATTGGCAGACATGTATGGTGAAACGCATCCTTGTACCTGAAGAAAATCAtcttttttcaatcaaaaagaGGTATTAATAGATAAGAATGCATGCCGATGGAGTGGTCCTCCATGATTTTCTAAGGAAACCTAGCAAAACGCCAGATTGTGCTttaccaagaattccaagagttCGTGAAAAGAGAATGGCAAGAAACCCATGATTCCCATTCTATTTTTCTACTATTTAGAACTGGAGAAAAGACCCAAAATGGTGCAAAATTAGTAACTTCATTGAAAGAAGCATAAGACATAATGTTTCCATAACAAAGAATCAGTCACCACCACCCTCTTCCCCAACCACACAGaaaggaaaaggggaagaaTTATATTAGAAAGTTGAAACATCTTTTGTCATCAGTAATCCCAAGTTGACATGCCACATCAAACAGATTAATTGACATTTAAGTAGCAATTGTAAGCATAAGTTAGCTgagaaaacaaagcaaaaaccATCAGCAGGATTGCAAGCACAAGTAAGCAGACCAAGTGACTGTGAGGTCCCTAGTTCGACTCTTAAGCCCTCACCTTTTCCCATCCCCCTTGTAAGACTTGGAGTCTCCCtttggaccaaaaaaaaaaaaaagaaatcttccATCAAATTGAAACTGTAGTGTGCAAAACTGATCATTCTCTTATCAATATCATGAAAGTAAAATAATATGTTAAATGTCAAGATCCATTATtcaatatataaacacataaaatGGCTGACCAGGATCTCATGAAAAATGGAGTTAAAGAGAAGAATAACTTAAATTCTAGCAATAACAGGTTACCCCAGGACCAAAAGTTTGCATATTGATTTGAAGGGGAACTAAAGGTATAATGACTTCAGGGGAAGGTATCCCATACCTGCAGTAAACAAGTGGGAATTTGGATAAACCCCTGTAGCAATAGATCAACCTTCTCCAAAGAGTCTGGAGGAACAGGGGTAATTAAGTAGAGGATGTTCCTAAAAGTATCAATACCTCTCACAATTCCTGGATCATAAAGACAAGACAGTAGGAAATTAAGCTAGAGTCTATGACGTTCagctaaaaaagaaagaaatcagaAAGTACAttgtaaaaattataaattatgtTAAAAAACATGTATGTCtcacacaaaaagggataaaaactAACAGAGAGCACCACTAATCTTCAGTGCAACTACAATTTTGTTTTCAAACTTaccaaaatgttaaaaaaaacaGGTATGACtcacacaaaaagggataaagaCGAACACAGAGCACTAATAAACTCCGCTGCAACTAGAATTCTGTTTCCAAACTTACCAAATGCCCAAATTGCATACCTGTCTAGGCTCAACCACATTAGCAACCCAAAATTAACTAGTAATGCAATGTGCCACAACTTGGGGCCTGAATATGTATGTGGATATGATTATCTCCAAGTACAAGCCCATATTGCATTTGTACAGAGTGAAAAAGATTTCTTATCCTCATGTCACATgagaaaaacaaactaaaaacgATTAATTACAGGTAGCATAGTTCTCAAACAAGTTACCTACCTAGGCCAATACAAGGAGATAAATTTTCACCACTTTCAGAACTGATGGCCAAGCCAACAATAGTTGCATTTAAGCTGTAGAAGATTTCAGTCTTTGGGACCTATCATCAAGAAACAATTGAAAAATCATGCCCTAAGATGGGTTTAGTAAATCATAAACAACAAGGACGATGAGAAATATCATGAAAGACTAGTCCAAGAAGACTTTAGTAATTTTTCTGAAAGTTGAGAACAAATGAAGTCTGTAGATCAACCATACAGCGGGAAATGAAGAACAGTGTATTCTATGTTACTGAACCAACCTGACAATGAAGATGCTTAATTTTGATACTTGATACAGAGATTTCAAAAGGGGGTTGGGCAGCTAATGCATTGGCGAGTTCCTTTATTGTAGTGATATTCAATTGACTGGGAAAGCACTGTCTGAAATATGCCATCACACGCAAGTCTCGCATAAGGCGAGCATCCTTCTGCACCAGAACCCTGTACAATACATTGAACAGAAGATTTGAAAATAAAAGACTTAATAGATTAAAGTGCTGATGCTGCTTGACCAATAGCAAGTCGTGCTAATTCTAGTATGCTTGCAAAAAGGGACAGCATATATTTCAATCTTGCTATTAACAAGATGTAGCAGATGCCAAGCTCTTACTGAaatgaaaatccatttataCACTTGGAAAAGGACATACGATCTCTTGAAAGAGTCCTGACGAGCTGAATTGACCTCAATTATGGTAGTTGATGTAGAATCATCCTCATCTAACCAAAACACTCCAACTGGTAGATTCTTACTCTCAGTCGATATGCAAATCTTTACCACATGTGTAGGAGATATGTATTTAAGCATGTCAACAAGGATGTCATAACCAATACCTGCCACAAAACATAATGTCCAGATTAGCCAACCTAAAGATTATGGATGAAAGAAACTCCATTACAAGCAGCAGTAATGCAAAACCAAGGCATAATTTATGTCATATCAGTTGGTAGAGATACAAAGATCAAAGATACTAATACAAGTATACCTTTCACCCATCCTGGAGTGTTAATGACCAGCGGCACCCCAGCGTGATGACGTTCTATCTTATCAAACATGCAGTACTCTTTGCGATAGTGGTCATATAAGGCGAATATGTATGTCAAGTAAGTTGTTGGATCCCTTTTTGAGGATATGTCGCCAAAGAAAAAGCATCTGAAGCAAAAGTTTCAGCCAAAAGGTAAAACATTTAACCCATAATAGAGCCATATATTCAGGATGATGCATCAATAACTGCCATATTATCTTCAATCTTATTTACACAATGTCTGGACAAATATCTGGTTTCCCACTTCAAAGAAGGGAATTTAATCTATTTGGCAAAGATATTAAGTTCAATCAGGTGGTAATAAACTTGAATTTTTGTAACAAAATCTCAATGCATCAGATGGAGTGGCCAAATGCAACAGACAAGGCTGTAATCATTTTTGTAGCtagaaattcattttaaaataAAGAGCCCAGAAATATGTTCTTCCTTATAAGCAATAGTATGTCAATTTGAGAAAGCTAAGTTCCAGGTTTCAGTCAAGGCTGGTTAGACACCTTTTCCCCATAAAACAAAAATTCCCCACAACTGGATAGATCAGCATTACcagaaaataaatattaaataaaaaaaaaaaaaaaacaatcatagaaaacaaATATAAATACTTCCCAAACATCTGTAAAACTTGTATCTGGAAAATTTGAACATCCTGTAGAAATGCCATCTTAAAGTTTCCATTTGGAATTGTAGTTGCTTATTGTAGCCATTTAAGCACATGCTTTTTATCTTCTAAGTGGGCAAAGACAACATCAATTCTTATGACCAACAAATCACTCGATAAGCTTTTCTTCTCCTTTATCTAACATGCACACTTTGCCTTATTTAttcttgcttttacttttttttctttttaatggaAAACCAATTTTATGTCTTGAAGCCATACAAGCGGTACAAGTCGGACAGGATGGGGATATCAATGTTAATTTGTCAATGAAAATGCAGATAATTATTTCAGTTATTTCCCAATCTCCTGTTTCTCAAAAAAGAAATGTATCTCAAAAGCATGCGTTTTGCCCACTTAAACACCATGCGATATAAACTGCTGAGATATTAAGTGATACACAAGTGaccagaagaaagaaaaaaggaagggtCCCCAACTCTAAGGGCTAGGGCTGATCTCGATGACACCAGATTTGAAATTAAAGTTGGCCCAGGAGCAGGGCAGTACACGAATCGACTCGTTTGGTTAATATCGAATTCGATCTAATTAAGTTGACCTCGAATttgattatatatttttttatattttatttttatatatcaaGCTTGATTATATCgagtttgattatttatttttatttttattttacatatatataattcGAGTTCAAAAACATTAATTTCGTTGGACTTgcgagctcaattatatataatttttttatttttattttaatagtaaaattataaatatatttctaatattttcttatttgttaagaagaattactattttacttattaaaataattatttttttattttttaaaaaataaaaatattattatttattattttttaagttcGAGGTCGAATTTGACATTTTGAACTCGTCGACCTCGAACTTAAAATTAACTGAAGACTCGACTTGATTAGATCAAAAGTCgattcgactcgactcgtttacaCCTCTACCTAGGAGTATTGGTGCCATGCAATGCACGAGGGCTTCTTCTTCAGTTCTTCTATAAATACACCGCCATACTCGTTCCTTGGGACATCAAAGCGTACAAGCTAATTCCTAGCAAGTATACATAACCTAATTACCTTGGGCTACCTACCCtctagctagcaaatgcaaaACATGGCTTCCTACAATGTTATTCACCTCGTCATTTGGCTGACATTCTTGTCACTTGTGCAGCTACCAATGCGTTCCCATTGTGCTGATCCTGGTCCATTGCAGGATTTCTGTGTTGCGGATTTGAACTCCCCGGTGCTTGTCAATGGGTTTCCGTGCAAAAACCCAGCGAATGTAACTTCCAACGACTTCTTCTTTGATGGGCTGCAAAAACTGGGAACAGTGTTCGATGCCCTCAATGTGAACCTCACCGAAGTAGACGTCTTCGCATTTCCAGCGCTGAACACCTTGGGGATGTCCATGAACCGAGTTCAATTTCATCCCGGAGGAGAAAACCCGCCTCATATCCACCCTCGTGCTACCGAGTTGTCCCTGGTCACGGAGGGGAAACTGTTTGTGGGATGGGTATCAACTGCATATACCCTGAACTGGAAAATTCTGACGGCAGGACAAGTGTTCGTGATTCCTCCAGGCTTAGTGCACTTTCAGCTTAATGTTGGAAAGGGAAACGCACTATTTTATGCCTTCTTTAACAGTCAGAATCCAGGGATTTCGAAAATAGCCCCCGCTCTCTTTGCTTCCACGCCTTTGATTCCAGATCCAGTGCTCACAACAGCATTCAATGTGAATAAAACTATCATCGACCTCATCAAGTCCAGGGCTTCTGTGCTGATTCCATAAGCTCCAAATAATTAATCCCCGTCGCTTCTTATCATCTACCAAACAAGAATGATACTCTGATATCATTCACCCTAAAGTCTGGTCTTTTCTTTGCAATGTATAAACCATCTGCAGATGGATAAAATAAAACATCCGAGGAGTCAGATGTTCCTAGTCATGAAATAATCCTCGTCTCACCACATGAAAAATGTGGATATATTTGTTGTGAAGTTTgtaccttttttcttttttcttgaagtTGAAGATGGATGGAATGAGTGTGCTTTACATCAAAAGGGCATGTGTTACTCTTAATCTTCTTTGCATGAGACCTAACAAGTCACTGCTATA
It includes:
- the LOC113739358 gene encoding germin-like protein 1-1: MQNMASYNVIHLVIWLTFLSLVQLPMRSHCADPGPLQDFCVADLNSPVLVNGFPCKNPANVTSNDFFFDGLQKLGTVFDALNVNLTEVDVFAFPALNTLGMSMNRVQFHPGGENPPHIHPRATELSLVTEGKLFVGWVSTAYTLNWKILTAGQVFVIPPGLVHFQLNVGKGNALFYAFFNSQNPGISKIAPALFASTPLIPDPVLTTAFNVNKTIIDLIKSRASVLIP
- the LOC140005409 gene encoding polynucleotide 5'-hydroxyl-kinase NOL9-like produces the protein MFDKIERHHAGVPLVINTPGWVKGIGYDILVDMLKYISPTHVVKICISTESKNLPVGVFWLDEDDSTSTTIIEVNSARQDSFKRSVLVQKDARLMRDLRVMAYFRQCFPSQLNITTIKELANALAAQPPFEISVSSIKIKHLHCQVPKTEIFYSLNATIVGLAISSESGENLSPCIGLGIVRGIDTFRNILYLITPVPPDSLEKVDLLLQGFIQIPTCLLQVQGCVSPYMSANVLPSD